Proteins encoded in a region of the Haloarcula sp. CBA1129 genome:
- a CDS encoding TMEM165/GDT1 family protein: MSDATWLTVVAIAAGAQLAVLPGEKVQFIIAGLSTRFNPFLVVSAAGTAFAGWTALEIWFGSAITSVLPGIVLESLTAGMFLLFAILLLRSAPAADAEQQEPASGFTTDGGQLDVRVPIVDWQVPNKLGGFLPIFAMMAFGEFGDKTQLITITLAAQYSAHASAIWTGEMLAIIPVSLANALFFHRFAHRFNLRKAHFVGAGLFLFFAADFALSVTMGFSLWETMVSGIAAQMSA, translated from the coding sequence GTGAGCGACGCGACGTGGCTGACAGTCGTGGCGATAGCGGCCGGTGCGCAGTTGGCGGTCCTCCCCGGCGAGAAGGTCCAATTCATCATCGCCGGTCTATCGACGCGGTTCAATCCGTTCCTCGTCGTCAGCGCAGCGGGGACGGCCTTTGCCGGCTGGACGGCACTAGAGATTTGGTTCGGCTCCGCAATCACGTCGGTACTGCCCGGTATCGTCCTCGAAAGCCTCACCGCCGGGATGTTCCTGCTGTTCGCGATACTACTGCTTCGCAGCGCCCCGGCGGCCGACGCAGAGCAACAGGAACCTGCGTCCGGCTTCACTACTGACGGCGGACAGCTAGACGTTCGCGTACCTATCGTCGACTGGCAGGTACCGAACAAGCTCGGCGGCTTCCTGCCCATCTTCGCGATGATGGCCTTCGGCGAGTTCGGCGACAAGACCCAACTCATTACGATTACGCTCGCCGCCCAGTACAGCGCCCACGCCAGCGCGATTTGGACCGGTGAGATGCTCGCCATCATCCCGGTGAGCCTCGCCAACGCCCTCTTTTTCCACCGCTTCGCTCATCGATTCAACCTCCGTAAGGCCCACTTCGTCGGCGCGGGGCTATTCCTGTTTTTTGCGGCGGATTTCGCCCTGAGTGTGACGATGGGCTTCTCGCTGTGGGAAACGATGGTCTCGGGTATTGCGGCGCAGATGAGTGCCTGA
- a CDS encoding metal-dependent transcriptional regulator encodes MLSAKMEDYLKAIYRLERDGDPPIAPSTIAEMLDVTAPTVTSMVEKLADRGLVEREKYKGVRTTPEGETVALEIIRHHRLLETFLTEQLGYDWAEVHEEAEVLEHHISEEFERRVAAVLDEPEFDPHGDPIPSDSLDPIDDESATALSEHSEGGRLEVARVRDRDPDELTYLSDAGITPGTVLTIEEVAPIGMVTVQLESGSSVSLPDHIADAIQVRAPDTQGEDGVSQA; translated from the coding sequence ATGCTGAGTGCCAAGATGGAGGATTATCTGAAGGCCATCTATCGCCTCGAGCGGGACGGCGACCCACCGATTGCGCCGTCTACTATCGCCGAGATGCTGGACGTTACGGCCCCGACGGTGACCAGTATGGTCGAGAAACTGGCCGACCGTGGGCTGGTCGAACGCGAGAAGTACAAGGGCGTGCGGACGACGCCGGAAGGCGAGACGGTGGCTCTGGAAATCATCCGCCACCACCGCTTGCTTGAGACGTTTCTCACCGAGCAGTTGGGGTACGACTGGGCCGAAGTCCACGAGGAAGCGGAAGTGCTCGAACACCACATCAGCGAGGAGTTCGAGCGCCGGGTCGCGGCCGTCCTCGACGAACCCGAGTTCGACCCCCACGGGGACCCGATTCCCAGCGACTCGCTGGACCCTATCGACGATGAGTCCGCGACGGCGCTGTCAGAACACAGCGAAGGTGGCCGACTCGAAGTTGCACGGGTCCGGGACCGGGACCCCGACGAACTCACGTATCTCTCCGACGCCGGCATCACACCGGGGACCGTGCTGACCATCGAGGAGGTCGCCCCCATCGGGATGGTGACGGTCCAGCTAGAGAGCGGGTCGTCAGTGTCGCTCCCGGACCACATCGCCGATGCGATTCAGGTCCGTGCACCGGATACGCAAGGTGAGGACGGAGTGAGTCAGGCGTGA
- a CDS encoding MTH865 family protein, which yields MVDKEDLRSQFVDAFEEADYPISSPMDLVPALPGGPSTKFESGDFSMTAMELNTKLNGEFPYDNVDDFVDDVMTSLENQDLI from the coding sequence ATGGTTGACAAAGAAGATCTCCGCTCACAGTTCGTTGATGCGTTCGAGGAAGCAGACTATCCGATCTCCAGTCCGATGGACCTCGTTCCGGCACTTCCGGGCGGCCCGTCGACGAAGTTTGAGTCCGGCGACTTCTCGATGACGGCGATGGAACTGAACACGAAGCTCAACGGAGAGTTCCCATACGACAATGTCGACGATTTCGTCGACGACGTCATGACCTCGCTCGAAAATCAGGACCTTATCTGA
- a CDS encoding zinc ribbon domain-containing protein, with protein sequence MSSNTHSTDDRGCPKCGHTGTDVGNISTTGGGLSKMFDIQTNQFQVVTCTNCGYSELYRDTGSAGSDLADIFLG encoded by the coding sequence ATGTCCTCCAACACGCATTCCACTGACGACCGCGGCTGTCCGAAATGCGGCCACACCGGCACCGACGTAGGTAACATCTCGACCACCGGCGGCGGCCTCTCGAAGATGTTCGACATCCAGACAAACCAGTTTCAGGTCGTCACATGCACGAACTGTGGCTACTCGGAGCTGTACCGGGACACCGGATCCGCGGGCAGTGACTTGGCAGACATCTTCCTCGGCTGA
- a CDS encoding DJ-1/PfpI family protein, with translation MGKDILMIVGDFGEDYEIMVPFQALQMVGHEVDAVCPDKEAEETVKTAIHDFRGDQTYMESRGHDFVLNATMADVSPSDYDALCVPGGRAPEYLRTYDEVLDAVRHFFEEDKPVAALCHGPQILAAADVLDGYEMTSYPACRAECEAAGCSWVDEVVTDGNLVTGQAWPDHPEWLAQFMVLLGDEVSHGDPIPADD, from the coding sequence ATGGGCAAAGACATCCTCATGATCGTCGGCGATTTCGGCGAAGACTACGAAATAATGGTGCCGTTTCAGGCGCTGCAGATGGTCGGCCACGAGGTCGACGCGGTATGTCCCGACAAAGAGGCCGAAGAGACGGTCAAAACAGCGATACACGACTTCCGTGGCGACCAGACCTACATGGAGTCCCGCGGCCACGACTTCGTCCTCAACGCGACGATGGCCGACGTGTCCCCGAGTGACTACGACGCGCTGTGTGTCCCGGGCGGTCGCGCTCCCGAGTATCTCCGGACGTACGACGAGGTCCTTGACGCGGTACGGCACTTCTTCGAGGAGGACAAACCCGTCGCAGCGCTGTGTCACGGCCCGCAGATCCTCGCCGCTGCCGACGTGCTGGACGGCTACGAGATGACATCGTACCCGGCCTGTCGCGCCGAGTGCGAGGCCGCCGGCTGCTCGTGGGTCGACGAGGTGGTCACCGACGGGAATCTCGTCACCGGGCAGGCTTGGCCCGACCATCCCGAGTGGCTCGCACAGTTCATGGTCCTACTGGGCGACGAGGTGTCCCACGGCGACCCGATTCCGGCCGACGACTGA
- a CDS encoding HAD-IIA family hydrolase, giving the protein MTVAGAIIDLDGTVYHGDTLLPGAASAIDVFRERGLGICFFSNNPIHDGSEYVERLRGMGVDAREGEACSSGVVTREYLNGTHAGDSVFVIGSDQLSALVEGTEAHLAEDPAETDVLLASWTDAFHYRDMVDALRAVDNDTVFLGTDPDRTFPGEDGDPVPGSGAIINAVAGVIERDPDRILGKPSEIAVQAALERLDCAPADCLIVGDRLETDIAMGERNGMTTVLVRTGVSNEQSLERSAVTPDYVIDSLADIEEVLASLDV; this is encoded by the coding sequence ATGACAGTAGCGGGGGCTATCATCGATCTCGATGGAACCGTGTACCACGGAGACACGCTGTTGCCGGGCGCGGCGTCAGCAATCGACGTGTTCAGGGAACGTGGTCTGGGAATCTGCTTTTTCTCGAACAACCCGATCCACGACGGGAGCGAGTACGTCGAGCGATTGCGGGGAATGGGCGTCGACGCCCGCGAGGGTGAGGCCTGTTCCTCCGGCGTCGTCACCCGTGAGTACCTCAACGGGACCCACGCGGGAGACAGCGTGTTCGTCATCGGAAGCGACCAGCTCAGTGCTCTGGTCGAGGGGACAGAGGCACACTTGGCCGAGGACCCCGCCGAGACCGACGTGTTACTGGCCTCATGGACGGATGCCTTCCACTACCGCGATATGGTCGATGCACTCCGGGCTGTCGACAACGACACCGTCTTCCTCGGGACCGATCCGGACCGGACGTTCCCCGGCGAAGACGGCGACCCGGTCCCCGGTTCCGGGGCGATAATCAACGCCGTCGCCGGGGTCATCGAGCGCGACCCGGACCGAATACTCGGCAAGCCCTCAGAGATTGCTGTACAGGCGGCGCTGGAGCGACTGGACTGCGCACCGGCGGATTGTCTCATCGTCGGTGACCGGCTGGAGACGGACATCGCGATGGGCGAGCGTAACGGCATGACAACTGTTCTCGTTCGGACCGGCGTGTCCAACGAGCAGTCGCTGGAACGGAGCGCCGTGACGCCAGACTACGTCATCGATTCGTTGGCGGACATCGAGGAAGTGCTTGCGTCGCTCGACGTGTGA
- a CDS encoding response regulator, giving the protein MTSESNIRTLVVDDSDFFAEMTADTLTQQHGIESVAANSAMEALERLDGGGFDCVVSDYEMPEMDGLELLEEIRETNPSIPFILLTGRGDEETASAAIAAGVADYLLKLEVVEDKQYGRLANRIENVVSQERTRKKFESLVSDSPDGIIHLTTGGTILSANPSMARRLGADPDVLVGQQLSDVMDSEAASQRLEAGKSAVENGTATRSEDAVGGRHYHNQYIPVDSHRKADTFQLVSRDITERVERQRELERQNERLEEFASVVSHDLRNPLNVAQGAIDLLSEPADSEEAELVAKIDRSLDRMGSIIEDVLALARQGQTVSDPQETELSTLASTAWTWIEAEQASMSVESSTDLAADSGRVQDLLANLFRNAIEHNDGDVEIEVGLLESDDGFYIADDGEGVEGDADDVFEMGYSSTQDGTGFGLAIVEQVAEAHGWEVSLTDSDSGGARFEVTGVELHD; this is encoded by the coding sequence ATGACATCTGAAAGTAATATACGAACGCTTGTTGTTGACGACAGCGATTTTTTCGCGGAGATGACCGCTGATACGCTCACGCAACAACACGGCATCGAGTCCGTTGCTGCAAACAGCGCGATGGAAGCGCTAGAACGACTCGACGGGGGCGGGTTCGACTGCGTCGTCAGTGACTACGAAATGCCTGAGATGGACGGGCTGGAGCTACTCGAAGAGATCAGGGAGACAAACCCCTCTATCCCGTTCATTCTGCTGACCGGGCGGGGGGACGAAGAGACGGCCAGCGCGGCTATCGCGGCGGGCGTCGCCGACTACCTCCTGAAGCTCGAAGTCGTCGAAGACAAGCAGTACGGTCGGCTTGCAAACCGGATCGAGAATGTCGTGTCACAGGAGCGCACCCGCAAGAAGTTCGAGTCGCTTGTCTCGGACTCACCGGACGGTATCATCCATCTGACGACTGGCGGGACCATCCTCTCAGCGAACCCCTCGATGGCACGCAGACTGGGTGCCGACCCCGACGTGCTCGTCGGACAGCAACTGAGCGACGTGATGGACAGCGAGGCGGCCAGCCAGCGTCTCGAAGCCGGGAAAAGCGCCGTCGAAAACGGTACTGCGACACGGTCCGAGGACGCCGTCGGGGGACGACATTACCACAACCAGTATATCCCCGTCGACAGCCACCGCAAGGCGGATACCTTTCAGTTGGTCTCACGCGACATCACGGAACGGGTCGAACGCCAGCGCGAACTGGAGCGTCAGAACGAGCGACTGGAGGAGTTCGCCAGTGTCGTTAGCCACGACCTGCGGAACCCGTTGAACGTCGCGCAGGGCGCTATCGACCTGCTCTCGGAGCCCGCCGATAGCGAGGAGGCCGAACTAGTCGCCAAAATCGACCGGTCACTGGACCGGATGGGCTCTATCATCGAAGATGTACTCGCACTGGCGCGGCAAGGACAGACTGTCAGTGACCCACAGGAGACGGAGCTCTCGACGCTGGCGTCGACTGCGTGGACTTGGATCGAGGCGGAACAGGCATCCATGTCGGTCGAGTCGAGCACGGACCTCGCCGCCGACAGCGGGCGCGTGCAGGACCTGCTGGCGAACCTGTTCCGGAACGCCATCGAACACAACGACGGCGACGTCGAGATCGAGGTCGGCCTGCTAGAGTCAGACGACGGCTTCTACATCGCGGACGACGGCGAGGGTGTCGAGGGTGACGCTGACGACGTGTTCGAGATGGGCTATTCCTCGACGCAGGACGGGACCGGGTTCGGTCTTGCTATCGTCGAACAGGTGGCTGAGGCCCATGGCTGGGAAGTGTCGCTGACCGATAGTGACAGCGGCGGGGCGCGCTTTGAGGTAACAGGCGTCGAGCTACACGACTGA
- a CDS encoding DUF2071 domain-containing protein, translating to MVALRPLQVTLDDICFCHWPVSEAAVQAAVPDWLAVETADGDVWVSAVAATVDRVETFGIEIAGPSELLTVRTYVRGPTGQRGVCVLALFGDNRRTATAVSELFRISVGDATPGTLPTADRRRVLDAGDRRLFECRYTVEGDPVAIPPDSLASFLVDRQRYFTTGRFGTRLVGSVGHDPWQLDRVDATVTGSVSSLVDTSGGESEPLVHHSPELRVSIAPPVPL from the coding sequence GTGGTCGCCCTCCGTCCGCTGCAGGTCACGCTCGACGACATCTGCTTCTGTCACTGGCCGGTCTCCGAGGCAGCGGTGCAGGCGGCAGTCCCCGACTGGCTGGCCGTCGAGACGGCCGACGGCGACGTCTGGGTGTCGGCCGTCGCGGCGACCGTCGACCGCGTCGAGACGTTCGGTATCGAGATCGCCGGGCCGTCGGAGTTGCTCACCGTTCGGACCTACGTCCGCGGGCCGACCGGACAGCGCGGCGTCTGCGTACTAGCGCTGTTCGGCGATAACAGGCGAACAGCGACAGCAGTCTCGGAGCTGTTTCGCATCTCGGTGGGTGACGCTACTCCGGGGACGCTCCCGACAGCTGACCGCCGCCGGGTCCTCGATGCCGGCGACCGACGGTTGTTCGAGTGTCGGTACACAGTTGAGGGTGACCCGGTGGCGATTCCGCCGGACTCGCTGGCCTCGTTTCTCGTCGACCGACAGCGGTACTTCACGACCGGTCGCTTCGGAACGCGCCTCGTCGGCAGCGTCGGTCACGACCCGTGGCAACTCGACCGCGTCGACGCCACTGTGACCGGGTCTGTATCCTCATTGGTTGACACGTCTGGCGGTGAGTCAGAGCCGCTAGTCCATCACAGTCCTGAACTTCGAGTTTCGATTGCGCCGCCGGTACCGCTCTAG
- a CDS encoding YqjF family protein, with translation MDLLTMTWRDVGFMHWPVEPDIVRPTLPDGVDVDTYDGQAWLSVVPFQMADIRPRGSPIGRSFGELNLRTYVVADGTPGVYFYNLDADDRLSVTLARRLFQLSYYQASMQVRTDGDSVEFRSRRTSSRAPPADFHATYEPVEAPSTPEPGSVESFLVERYRFYAASDDGTVYYADISHEPWPLQPGRADIRSNGLFAASGFDRPDGEPLVHYCAEIPVTAGRLHRLEGVPQYTD, from the coding sequence ATGGACCTGCTGACCATGACGTGGCGGGACGTGGGGTTCATGCACTGGCCAGTCGAGCCCGACATCGTCCGGCCGACGCTGCCGGACGGGGTCGACGTCGACACGTACGACGGGCAGGCGTGGCTCAGCGTGGTCCCGTTCCAGATGGCGGACATCAGGCCGCGAGGCAGCCCCATCGGGCGGTCCTTCGGCGAACTGAATCTCCGGACCTACGTGGTCGCCGACGGGACGCCCGGGGTGTACTTCTACAACCTCGATGCCGACGACCGCCTCAGCGTTACGCTTGCTCGGCGGCTGTTCCAGTTGTCGTACTATCAGGCGTCGATGCAGGTCCGGACCGACGGCGACAGCGTCGAATTTCGGAGCCGCCGGACCAGTTCGCGCGCACCACCGGCGGATTTCCATGCCACCTACGAGCCGGTCGAGGCACCGTCGACACCCGAGCCGGGCTCGGTGGAGTCGTTTCTGGTGGAGCGGTACCGCTTCTACGCTGCGAGCGACGACGGGACCGTGTATTACGCCGACATCAGCCACGAACCGTGGCCGCTACAGCCGGGCCGGGCCGACATCCGGTCAAACGGGCTGTTCGCCGCGTCGGGCTTTGACAGGCCCGACGGCGAGCCACTCGTCCACTACTGCGCCGAAATCCCAGTGACTGCGGGGCGACTCCACCGTCTTGAGGGTGTCCCCCAGTACACTGATTAG
- a CDS encoding macro domain-containing protein, whose product MEFEVIQGDIAAQSADALVNAANTSLRMGSGVAGALKRAAGSGLNDEAVAKGPVDLGGVATTDAYDLDAEYVIHAAAMPPGGQSTAESIRTATRNTLSEADALDCESLVLPAIGCGIAGFDFEEGIGIICAVIDEYQSDSLRDVRLIAYSDDDFTKIQRIAAEVRG is encoded by the coding sequence ATGGAGTTCGAGGTAATCCAGGGCGACATCGCTGCACAGTCGGCGGACGCACTGGTCAACGCGGCGAACACGAGTCTGCGGATGGGCTCCGGCGTCGCCGGGGCACTCAAGCGCGCCGCTGGGTCTGGGCTGAACGACGAAGCCGTCGCGAAAGGGCCGGTCGACCTCGGCGGCGTCGCCACGACCGACGCCTACGACCTCGACGCCGAGTATGTCATCCACGCCGCCGCGATGCCACCGGGTGGGCAGTCAACCGCCGAGAGCATCCGTACCGCAACCCGGAACACACTGTCGGAAGCGGACGCGCTGGACTGTGAGTCGCTGGTCCTTCCAGCCATCGGCTGTGGTATCGCTGGATTCGACTTTGAGGAGGGTATCGGAATCATCTGTGCCGTCATCGACGAGTACCAGTCCGACTCCCTGAGAGACGTGCGACTCATCGCCTACTCCGACGACGACTTCACGAAAATACAACGAATCGCGGCCGAGGTTCGCGGCTGA
- a CDS encoding aldo/keto reductase: MEYTTLGSTGMEVSRLCLGCMSFGTSEWRDWVLDEDESREVIERAIDLGINFFDTANMYSMGESERVLGTALDDYDRDSQVVATKGYFQMDEDNPNSGGLSRKAIGQELSNSLSRLGMDTVDLYQIHRWDYDTPIEQTLGALDDAVRRGQARYVGASSMWTHQFADALRTSEREGLERFETMQNHYNLLYREEEREMLPLCEKENVGVIPWSPLARGYLTRPHEEVEETVRGETDDYAREHPYYEGNGREVNERVQELADEYDASMAQIALAWVLDKEWVDAPIIGTSSLEHLEEAVAALEIDLSDSDVEWLEDPYEPVRVSGHE, encoded by the coding sequence ATGGAGTACACGACACTCGGGTCGACTGGCATGGAGGTCAGCCGGCTCTGTCTGGGCTGTATGAGCTTCGGAACCTCGGAGTGGCGCGACTGGGTGCTCGACGAGGACGAGAGCCGCGAGGTGATCGAACGGGCTATCGACCTCGGCATCAACTTCTTCGATACGGCCAATATGTACTCGATGGGCGAGTCCGAGCGCGTCCTCGGGACCGCTCTTGACGATTATGACCGAGACAGTCAGGTCGTGGCGACGAAGGGCTACTTCCAGATGGACGAGGACAACCCCAACTCCGGGGGACTCTCGCGGAAAGCCATCGGACAGGAACTGTCGAACTCGCTGTCCCGGCTCGGGATGGACACCGTCGATCTCTACCAGATTCACCGCTGGGATTACGACACGCCCATCGAACAGACGCTCGGGGCGCTGGATGATGCAGTGCGGCGCGGACAGGCGCGCTACGTCGGCGCGTCCTCGATGTGGACACACCAGTTCGCCGACGCGCTGCGGACGAGCGAGCGCGAAGGGCTGGAGCGGTTCGAGACGATGCAGAACCACTACAACCTGCTGTACCGCGAGGAGGAGCGCGAGATGCTGCCCCTGTGTGAGAAAGAGAACGTCGGCGTCATTCCGTGGAGTCCGCTCGCCCGGGGCTATCTCACCCGCCCGCACGAGGAGGTCGAGGAGACGGTGCGGGGCGAGACGGACGACTACGCTCGTGAACACCCCTATTACGAGGGCAACGGTCGCGAGGTCAACGAGCGCGTACAGGAACTGGCCGATGAATACGACGCCTCGATGGCACAGATCGCGCTGGCATGGGTGCTCGATAAGGAATGGGTCGACGCACCGATTATCGGGACGAGTAGCCTCGAACACCTCGAAGAAGCAGTTGCGGCGCTCGAAATCGATCTCTCAGACAGCGATGTAGAGTGGCTGGAAGACCCCTACGAGCCAGTTCGGGTGTCAGGTCACGAGTAA
- a CDS encoding ABC transporter permease, with protein MSEDRPFWRDPRVVVARRDIRSLSREKTIVLALLIQLFVAGFSSFLVVGLTSLYDPGSVAAGEVEMAVTGDAREELEAAAAEQDGTSVTTFENEAAAQRAFDQRRVDAILRGQYVPSTRGPGEQIQVTAVVPEGSIRSTLIVVEVRRVLSALERQERLERTPYLDQPPVPLPFTVSASQYFGFTYTILIPLLLFLPPFISGSVAVDTVTEEIERGTMELLRVAPVSLLDIIDGKALGMVLLAPAQVLLWLGLLSTNGIAVSNPAAILLFITAVTVVVVTLGVVLGISLQNRRPAQLLFSVLTLVLFGGAVLLPEHPATTVAKLAVDSPTLLTYGHVGGAVVVAIAGYAAARLYIGRVAAEAL; from the coding sequence TTGTCTGAAGACCGCCCCTTCTGGCGCGACCCGCGGGTGGTCGTGGCCCGGCGGGACATCCGGTCGCTGTCCCGCGAGAAGACCATCGTGCTGGCGCTGCTCATTCAGCTGTTCGTCGCGGGGTTCTCCTCCTTTCTCGTCGTCGGCCTCACGTCGCTGTACGACCCCGGCTCGGTCGCGGCCGGCGAGGTGGAGATGGCCGTCACCGGCGACGCCCGCGAGGAGTTGGAGGCTGCGGCCGCCGAACAGGACGGGACCAGCGTCACTACCTTCGAGAACGAAGCAGCCGCACAGCGGGCGTTCGACCAGCGCCGGGTAGACGCGATACTGCGCGGCCAGTACGTACCGTCGACGCGCGGACCGGGAGAGCAAATACAGGTCACCGCCGTCGTCCCCGAGGGGAGCATCCGGTCGACGCTCATCGTCGTCGAGGTGCGACGAGTCCTCAGTGCGCTGGAGCGACAGGAGCGACTGGAGCGGACGCCGTATCTCGACCAGCCGCCCGTGCCGCTCCCGTTTACCGTCAGCGCGAGCCAGTACTTCGGGTTCACCTACACCATCCTGATTCCGCTGCTGCTGTTCCTCCCGCCCTTTATCAGCGGCTCGGTGGCCGTCGACACCGTCACCGAGGAGATCGAACGCGGCACGATGGAACTGCTGCGCGTCGCCCCGGTGTCGCTGCTCGACATCATCGACGGCAAGGCCCTCGGGATGGTGTTGCTCGCCCCCGCACAGGTGCTGCTGTGGCTCGGACTGCTGTCCACGAACGGCATCGCCGTCTCGAACCCGGCAGCGATTCTGCTGTTCATCACCGCAGTTACCGTCGTCGTCGTGACGCTCGGCGTTGTGCTGGGCATCTCCCTCCAGAACCGCCGCCCAGCGCAGTTGCTGTTCTCCGTGCTCACGCTCGTGCTGTTCGGGGGAGCGGTTCTCCTCCCGGAGCATCCGGCGACGACGGTCGCGAAACTCGCGGTCGACAGCCCGACGCTGCTGACCTACGGCCACGTCGGCGGAGCAGTCGTGGTGGCGATTGCGGGCTACGCCGCGGCGAGGCTGTACATCGGTCGGGTCGCAGCGGAAGCCCTGTAG
- a CDS encoding ABC transporter permease: protein MQLETLLRVAKWEVTKNAGGVDKRTVVVMGLSLVAMGAVAAIAVSGGAGAGMDDGIYRIGVDEGSPYYGVAADDRTFDIREPDPAAIERRQQELLYRGIRLQNVPQTAKERAALTELRDSTAQYNDRTLARDDNGTAAFPVSVTLVYEQQSGSSQLDPRDEGPDGGSGTDGSGSGTTDEGSDGGDSSNADGADGDGSADTDGSGSETTDGGSDRGDGSHTDRAAGDDGTDTSSIDGSATSGGDGTAGGSGANLGAIGARLTGDVQGGTPSDISPPFPFESLVLAFLYIVPMNFVIQAYGSSMLSERLNRRGELLLVTPASRGDIIGGKTLPYFVGAVGVATLITGALRFGNIAPAGSYVAVLAVVPLVVLFLSATFCGAMFARSFKELTFVTVTITVTLTSYAFVPAIFTDVTPIALISPLTLVVLDLTGQSVGLSSFVFSVTPPLLTGLVLFGLGAGLYREEDMFTQRPIPLKVLDALAGGINSRRSALKMSVVLLPLVIVAELAAIAFLFVLDSVSLNVFGTNQSLGIVLVLGVIVVIEELAKSLHVYAGYEHARYERTLRSALGVGALSGLGFFIGEKGLLIARLSDLESLPIGEAALQGATLPTGLPLWVAGLLFLLPLALHTVTAAISSVGASRGRRAYLVGLGLAIVIHFAYNFAVVSTLV from the coding sequence ATGCAACTGGAAACACTCCTTCGCGTCGCAAAGTGGGAGGTGACGAAAAACGCCGGCGGCGTGGACAAACGGACCGTCGTCGTGATGGGACTGTCCCTCGTTGCGATGGGCGCGGTCGCCGCGATAGCCGTCAGTGGCGGCGCTGGTGCGGGCATGGACGACGGCATCTACCGGATTGGTGTTGACGAGGGCAGCCCCTACTACGGCGTCGCGGCCGATGATCGGACCTTCGATATCCGTGAGCCGGACCCCGCCGCTATCGAGCGACGCCAACAGGAACTCCTGTATCGAGGAATACGACTCCAGAACGTCCCACAGACAGCCAAGGAGCGGGCCGCGCTCACCGAACTCCGCGACAGCACGGCGCAGTACAACGACCGGACTCTCGCTCGGGACGACAACGGGACCGCCGCGTTCCCGGTGTCCGTGACACTTGTCTACGAGCAACAGTCGGGGAGCAGCCAGCTTGACCCACGAGATGAGGGACCCGACGGCGGCTCAGGCACTGACGGGAGTGGGTCGGGAACTACCGACGAGGGTTCTGATGGCGGCGACAGCAGCAACGCGGACGGAGCTGACGGTGACGGCAGTGCGGACACTGACGGAAGTGGCTCAGAAACGACAGACGGTGGTTCTGACCGTGGTGACGGTAGTCACACAGACAGGGCTGCTGGCGACGATGGTACAGACACGAGCAGTATTGATGGGTCGGCGACGAGCGGCGGTGACGGAACCGCCGGCGGCAGCGGCGCGAACTTAGGCGCTATCGGCGCGCGGTTGACCGGCGACGTGCAAGGCGGCACTCCCTCCGATATCTCGCCGCCGTTCCCCTTCGAGTCGCTCGTGCTCGCCTTCCTCTACATCGTGCCGATGAACTTCGTCATTCAGGCCTACGGCTCGTCGATGCTCTCCGAACGGCTGAACCGCCGGGGGGAGCTCCTGCTGGTGACACCGGCCTCGCGGGGCGACATCATCGGCGGAAAGACACTCCCGTACTTCGTCGGTGCTGTCGGCGTGGCGACGCTCATCACCGGCGCGCTACGGTTCGGAAACATCGCGCCGGCGGGGAGCTACGTCGCAGTGCTGGCGGTGGTCCCGCTCGTCGTCCTCTTCCTCTCGGCGACGTTCTGCGGGGCGATGTTCGCCCGCTCGTTCAAGGAACTCACCTTCGTTACGGTGACCATAACGGTGACGCTGACGTCCTACGCGTTCGTGCCGGCGATCTTCACCGACGTAACACCGATTGCACTCATCTCGCCGCTGACGCTGGTCGTGCTCGACCTGACCGGGCAGTCGGTCGGCCTCTCGTCGTTCGTGTTCTCGGTGACGCCGCCCCTTTTGACCGGACTGGTGCTGTTCGGTCTGGGCGCGGGCCTGTACCGGGAAGAGGACATGTTCACCCAGCGACCGATTCCGCTGAAGGTGCTCGACGCGCTGGCCGGCGGTATCAACTCCCGCCGGAGCGCGCTGAAGATGAGCGTCGTCCTGTTGCCGCTTGTCATCGTCGCGGAACTGGCAGCCATCGCGTTCCTGTTCGTCCTCGACTCGGTGTCGCTGAACGTCTTCGGGACGAACCAGTCGCTCGGTATCGTGCTAGTGCTCGGGGTCATCGTCGTCATCGAGGAACTGGCAAAGAGCCTGCACGTCTATGCCGGCTACGAGCACGCCCGCTACGAGCGGACGCTTCGGTCGGCGCTCGGCGTCGGTGCGCTCTCCGGACTCGGCTTTTTCATCGGAGAGAAAGGTCTGCTTATCGCTAGGCTGTCCGACTTAGAGAGCCTCCCAATTGGCGAGGCGGCGCTGCAGGGCGCAACCCTGCCGACCGGCCTGCCGCTGTGGGTTGCGGGGCTGCTGTTCCTGCTCCCGCTGGCTCTGCACACGGTAACCGCGGCCATCTCGTCGGTGGGTGCGAGCCGCGGACGCCGGGCCTATCTCGTCGGATTGGGGCTGGCTATCGTCATTCACTTCGCCTACAACTTCGCGGTGGTGAGCACCCTTGTCTGA